The window AATATGAGATGCCAGAACCTCATCTGGCTAAAGAGCTTAGGAAGTCTGGCTCTCCGATCTGGAAAATGCAGACATGTCTGCATAGCAAACATAACCACAGAGTAGCTAATCAGCCTTTAGTGTGTATCTCTCCAATCTATAACACGACCTGCCTCTGAGTCATTCCCATTCAGGGGTGCTGAATTTCAGTCCGCACTGTTGATATGGAATATGAGCATTATCCATAGAAATCATTGGCAGGATCAAAGCGATACATAGCCTCTGTTAACACAAACGCTATTCATAAAGGTAAACACCCAATTACTGTGGCATATTGGATTCCTTCATTATGGCAACAGAAACTTAATAAAACAGTCTTTACTTCACAGTGTACGACCTTTACAGGCTAAACCAATCAAAACAGAAGGAGGGAGACAACCATGTTGGACATCAGTACAACAGGTGTTTCTTTCTAATTGTATTCAGAGAGGGAAGGatgcactgaaataaaaagcacattCGGAGGGACATTTGTTACAGTATCTATGTAAATGTCCCGTGTTGTGACCATCAAACACAATTCCTCCTGTCCTAAATCAAATCATCCCTTAAGGTAAATTCCTTTAGTTGTTCAGGATTTATCAAAATACTTCCTGAAATTTTAGGCCTGCTTAGTTATGTGGGATGGGGTGTAGCCACGcagaacacatgcacacaaacacacagtaaacattatATTGAGAAATGGTGGGAAATAACATCAACACTTTGCTGtgtaataacagcagcacaACTACAGCCTCGTTTTCCCttctgtatttgtctttatCATTTCCCTTGACCTTATTCTAGCTTAGCCCATAAAGGGGAGAACGTCGGGATACAAAGTTGTGCCCAAGTTTACTCATTTCAAGCCATAATTTCATGCAGCCCATTCAATCTTTCTCTCGGCATAATAACGTGATTCTCATTGTTTTCTTCAAATAGTTTGGAATAATTtctgtaaaaatttaaatttgaaaaaaacaaacaaaaacaaaaacacccaaaaagactgaaatttaCCAAAAGCGGGTGATGCTACTTCCACGTGATTGTCTTCAGGCTCCTCTAGCTCTTCTGAAGCCCTGCCGCAAGGTGAGACAACTACCGGCACCGTTCTGAAACACGGCAACGCGGACCGCGTGTGGCTCGTTTACCTTCTCAGAGGCTTCCAGCGGCCGTCCGACGTGTCCCCATCCACCCGGAGTCAGCGAGGAAcacctccagctctctctctctctctgatagTATCGCCTCCACAGCCCCACGGTCCACTGGTTTTTGAGCACGGAGCTACCGGAGGAGGGGCGGGAAGGTTGCGTCAGGTTCTGGTTGCTTGGAGACGTCCCAGGAATCCCTATCAGACAACCCGCCGCGTGAATATTACCGCAAGTGCGCCACAGTCGGATAAACGGGCAACAGTTTCACTCTTGCTATCATTTATTTCCATTCAACATGATAAGacaaacaaaccattttttaaCAATACAATTGGACAgtatgtacaaaatattaaaaattcagaACACGAAAACGGACGGATTAACCCCAAGGTTTTCATCAGTTACATATTCCCCTTACGAAAACGACTATTTGAAATTCTGAAAGAGTAAATACAAAGAGCTCCTCAAAACCGTGTCAGAAAACCAGATATCTGGAAGAATAtactaattttacattttacttgtGGTAAGCGCTGCTAAAGGGAACTACGGTAATTTTTTATTACGGAATCTTGATTTTTATGAATACAacataactaaataaatagcgattaaaaatgtaacattttttctattcacttcTATATTGTTGAGACTCAACAGGTAGCCTCTCTTACAGCCACTGGTGGTTTCTTTTAGTGCTGATTGTCTGGTCAGTGTCATACTGCCATCGCATGGGACATAGTGCAGGGGACAACATGCCAGGAGTCATAGATATTCACTGTTTAAGGAGCCACAAGTGAGCTGGTGTTAGGGGGTCTGAATTTCCGGTGGCACTACTAAAAACAGCCATAAACCACCAAATATCTTGGTGGTGGTGATCTTTcttaatacaaaacatatgctagattaaacaaaaaactacactACCACTCACTGAGCTTAACATGGTGTTGATTATTCAACATAATATCATTTTCTATGGGGTCACTGACATTTTCCCACTAAAATTTAATAGAATCAGCCCTAATATTGAAAGTCGTAAACCTGCAgaaatttgccatttttataAGGTTGCAAAATAACCTGCTTTGTGTAATTGTCAGACATTCAGCAATCAGTTTACACATAGCATGGCTGTCATATCGCTTAgtggtaaacacacacacaaaaatacaggaTCCCTATCCAACCAATAATAACAGCAGCCTCTAACTATTACTACTACAAAATATGGCAAAGtgctgaaatttgaaatgtaaagaaatgtgCATCGAGTTTCAGTGTGTCTGTATTGCCTGTGCGCTgggtctgtgtgtttattagacACATGTTCCAGATGCAGCGTTCCTGTGTGCCGTGGCTCTGCCGACTTTGTATTGCTCAGATGATCTACCAGTCACATTCCGATTGGAAATCCGCACTGCAACCAGTGAAACGTCTTCAGATTTAACAAGTGCAACAAATAAAAGTGTCATAAGTGCAACTAGTATTAAAATTCCTGTAGAGGCAGTCACATGAATGCTTGAAAACCACCTTCAATTAGACATTTTCTACATGATGAAACATTAAAGACAGTTACACAGGTTAAATAATGTCTATAGTCATATAGTATTTTAGATACTTTGCAGAAAGTTTCTTTCCCTctatgtttgattttgttgataatgtttgattttttttaatcggGAAATCAATAGTGTTCAGCCTTTGTAGAAGTAGTTCATCACTCAGATTCTTATATTTTGGAAATCACTCCACGGTGTCTCATGACGGCCCAACATGAGACTGACTACCTCTGATCTAAATTACTTTCATAAAGTCAGTTCCTCTATGTCATCATCAAATGAGGTGATGGCACGGATGGCAGGTCGGCTATCTGCTACATTTAGGGTGCTTAAAGAAGATACTGGAGGAGTGGAAGACCCTGAGTTGAAGCTGAGCAGTCCATCCCTTCTTGAACGTACTCCATTGGTAGTTGGAGGACTACTGAGGACCTCCATTTTATTGGAGGTGCTCACACTGTCGCCAGCAGGTGTGGCCAGGGCACCAAATAACTGTTGCATGAGGCTAGACTTCCTGTCCTTGCCCCCTCCTTTTTCCatgtctttatctttttctgtctccaacTCTCTGAGACTAAAAACACCTATTGCTTCAAATGTAGAGTCCCTGTCCTCTttgggtggaggtggagggaaaCCAGAACACCCTCGGGAATGTGAATTTCCGAAAGAAGGCGCGTAGCTTCCAAATGCCAAGTCGTCACTGGAGATTTGGGTGCGTAGTGCTCTTCTGCCAATTCCTGTTGTAACTGCTCCACCCTCTATGCCTGGTCTTCTCCTTCCACCTTCTCTGCTTCCAGCACCAGCACGCAAACTGGACGAGTCCTCTCGCTCTGTGTGGCTGAAAACTGAAGAGTTATGGTTCCTCTGCTCAGGAGGACGAGGAGAAGAATGGTCACTGGTACTCTTGTTGGTCTCAGAGGGACTCAACTCAGCAAACATGGAGTCCTGGGCTCCCTGGATTTGACGATCTATTTCATGCATCTTAGCCAGCAGCTGCTCTTTTTTACGGCgtgcttcctctgctgcttgCTGATTAGCCAGAACCTCCTGGTTccacctctccacctcctcctggaCATGACCACGCTTCCTCttgttctcttcctccttcGGGTTCAACAGGGAActtgtcttctttttgtcttcttcctccatttctttctcccaGCCTGTGGACAGAGTTACTGAACTTTAAGTAAAATTAATTGCTCTTGCTTTCTCGTGCTTTTTACTAACTCAGGCAATAAGTATGTGTAGGTATACTGTTGTCTTTACCGTCTCTTAGTCTCTTCGCCTTCTCTTCAAGCACACTCAGCTCCTGGTTGAGCtgctgtttctccctctcctgctctctctccctttctctgtgtttttccttgtcTCTCATCTTCTGCTGTTCGCAGTTTTGATGCCTGTCttttgtctctgcctgtctgtccacTCTGTCAAGCTCCTGTTGACAGAACGACTTACAACAGTTGAATGCAGAAAATTAAGTGACAGACTGTGTACTAAAACAGGAGATGAAATGTGGAGGGTGGGAAAGGTGAGGGGAAGACTCTTTACCTTGAGTGATAGGTATTCATCAGGTCCCTGTTCACTGTAATCGTTGGCATCAGTGATGGCGGGGGGAGGTGTGGGGAAATCCAGACTGGACACCCT is drawn from Xiphias gladius isolate SHS-SW01 ecotype Sanya breed wild chromosome 4, ASM1685928v1, whole genome shotgun sequence and contains these coding sequences:
- the lca5 gene encoding lebercilin isoform X5, coding for MESENATELHEDNRDVDLSRQSLRGTKKDSRGSAFQKHKKNFQDKNEDEKDSCVESRSKTRTWHSDPDRDQISDGERRRSSGSFYSEDYENESPSESSLSPYSRSRTPSPTPQKGVRAKRISTSPVYKTVVGRRGVPRPQRLGGQPLTQHQCRGVRSQSKDSTPPKDMDLVTKRMLSARLLKINELRNALAELQQRTDELQKENRILRQLQVRQEKALQRYDDTESEISQLLSRHSNETHVLRERLRRTQERERAAERRVRDSEEQLQRSQATIARLKKLVDRRELGARDELSRRLEEEKARAQEAERRIKELERSIELINSSYQRQLAAERKKTISAQEEIRTLQEELERLTNKLKEKERELDTKNIYANRMVKASLRKDTDSSTKQKVPSRNSTKAVQTEDRVSSLDFPTPPPAITDANDYSEQGPDEYLSLKSFCQQELDRVDRQAETKDRHQNCEQQKMRDKEKHREREREQEREKQQLNQELSVLEEKAKRLRDGWEKEMEEEDKKKTSSLLNPKEEENKRKRGHVQEEVERWNQEVLANQQAAEEARRKKEQLLAKMHEIDRQIQGAQDSMFAELSPSETNKSTSDHSSPRPPEQRNHNSSVFSHTEREDSSSLRAGAGSREGGRRRPGIEGGAVTTGIGRRALRTQISSDDLAFGSYAPSFGNSHSRGCSGFPPPPPKEDRDSTFEAIGVFSLRELETEKDKDMEKGGGKDRKSSLMQQLFGALATPAGDSVSTSNKMEVLSSPPTTNGVRSRRDGLLSFNSGSSTPPVSSLSTLNVADSRPAIRAITSFDDDIEELTL